A genome region from Streptomyces antimycoticus includes the following:
- a CDS encoding DUF779 domain-containing protein translates to MERIALTPAAAELIRQLRAEHGPLMFHQSGGCCDGSAPMCYPLGEFRTGGSDVLLAELEVDGVEEPVGFWMSASQFERWAHTHLTVDVVPGRGSGFSLEAPEGVRFLIRSRLLDDAAS, encoded by the coding sequence ATGGAGCGCATCGCGCTGACCCCGGCCGCGGCCGAGCTGATCCGCCAACTGCGAGCGGAGCACGGCCCGTTGATGTTTCACCAGTCGGGCGGCTGCTGTGACGGCAGCGCGCCGATGTGTTATCCGCTCGGCGAGTTCCGTACGGGCGGGTCGGATGTGCTGCTCGCGGAGCTGGAGGTGGACGGGGTCGAGGAGCCGGTGGGCTTCTGGATGTCGGCCTCGCAGTTCGAGCGGTGGGCGCATACGCATCTCACGGTGGACGTGGTGCCCGGGCGCGGCAGCGGCTTCTCCCTGGAGGCGCCGGAGGGTGTGCGCTTCCTGATCCGCTCACGGCTGCTGGACGACGCGGCGAGCTGA